One Thunnus thynnus chromosome 18, fThuThy2.1, whole genome shotgun sequence genomic region harbors:
- the LOC137169207 gene encoding polyunsaturated fatty acid lipoxygenase ALOX15B-like isoform X1 has translation MLMCSAGKSSQKGQNWGGGGYYKKTNTALSEGKPRPAIEAEGAFYLQISITVTMAEYKLEVSTGDITYAGTWDHIYVTLFGTEGQSERTELDNYGTDFTTGTTGTYTVKTSMSLGTLLLIKVEKDPFFVLPEDEWYCSKITVMTPEGDAILFPCYRWVSRGELVELRGGRAIKVFEENHPVLIDHRKNQLTLKKSLYQWEITNERWPHISSFKHTSELPAELIFSMSKSMEIQYIKKIAGAELMFKGLAGSTEQWESIEDMKQIFWSQKTTMSEYVKEHWKEDDFYGFQFLNGINPNVIKRCSELPPNFPVTEDMVKPFLKEGTSLKEEMTKGNIFLCDFKRMDGLPTKLSDSESVHVTAGFCLFYMNPENKLMPIAIQLQQQPSEQNPIFLPSDQETDWLLAKMFIKNADSMLHQSVYHLVNTHLLAEVFSVAALRSFPEIHPLYKLLIPHVRYTLQINTLARKSIFGPDGILSRSSLGHEGMTEVIGRSLSETTYSSLCLPDNITARGLESIPNFYYRDDGLKLWNIINRFVKAIVGYYYPSDSEVCKDSELQEWIREIFTHGFLGNKASGCPGCFHAVTEVIRFITMVIFTVTAQHAAVNSGQFDYHSWVPNGSILLQKPPPTTKGQSSMKTILETLPNVGETASLATAFWILSEKYTDMVPLGTYPEERFDEAPPKQMIKEFQKELSNLSEAITTRNSQLKVPYIYLNPAEIENSITI, from the exons CTTTTTATCTTCAGATTTCCATCACAGTGACCATGGCTGAGTACAAGCTAGAGGTGTCAACAGGTGACATTACATATGCAGGAACATGGGACCACatatatgtcactttatttggAACTGAAGGGCAGAGTGAACGAACTGAGTTGGACAACTACGGCACTGACTTTACAACTGGGACA ACAGGGACCTATACTGTGAAAACCAGTATGTCTCTGGGGACACTGCTCCTAATCAAGGTGGAGAAAGATCCGTTTTTTGTTCTCCCAGAAGATGAGTGGTACTGCTCCAAAATAACAGTGATGACACCAGAGGGAGATGCCATTCTTTTCCCTTGTTACAGATGGGTGTCCAGGGGAGAACTGGTGGAgctgagaggagggagag CCATTAAGGTTTTTGAGGAGAACCATCCTGTGTTGATTGACCACCGGAAAAATCAGCTGACACTTAAAAAGAGCCTTTACCA aTGGGAGATCACTAATGAAAGATGGCCACACAtcagcagttttaaacatacatCTGAGCTACCAGCTGAACTCATCTTCTCTATGTCCAAATCAAtggaaatacagtacataaagaAAATAGC TGGTGCTGAACTCATGTTTAAGGGGCTGGCTGGATCTACTGAACAATGGGAAAGCATTGAGGACATGAAACAAATCTTCTGgtcccaaaaaacaacaatgtcag AGTACGTTAAAGAGCACTGGAAAGAGGATGACTTTTATGGATTCCAATTTCTGAACGGGATCAACCCTAATGTGATCAAGCGCTGCTCAGAGCTTCCTCCAAACTTTCCAGTCACAGAGGACATGGTGAAGCCGTTTCTGAAAGAGGGTACCTCTCTGAAGGAGGAAATGACG AAAGGCAATATATTCCTCTGTGACTTCAAGAGGATGGATGGATTACCCACCAAGTTGTCAGATAGTGAATCTGTGCATGTGACTGctggtttctgtttgttctACATGAACCCAGAGAACAAACTGATGCCAATTGCAATACAG CTGCAACAACAACCCTCTGAGCAGAATCCCATCTTTCTGCCCAGTGACCAGGAGACTGACTGGCTGCTGGCCAAGatgtttattaaaaatgcaGATTCCATGCTTCATCAGTCTGTCTATCACTTGGTTAACACTCACTTACTGGCAGAAGTCTTCAGTGTTGCTGCTCTCCGCAGCTTCCCTGAGATTCATCCCCTCTATAAG CTGCTGATCCCTCACGTCCGCTACACTCTCCAAATAAATACTTTGGCCCGTAAATCTATTTTTGGACCTGACGGGATTTTAAGTAGA AGTTCACTTGGACATGAGGGGATGACAGAGGTCATTGGAAGGTCTCTCTCTGAGACGACCTACAGCTCCCTCTGTCTGCCAGACAACATCACTGCACGAGGACTGGAGTCTATCCCCAACTTCTACTACAGAGATGACGGCCTGAAGCTGTGGAACATCATCAACAG ATTTGTGAAGGCAATAGTGGGGTACTATTATCCTTCAGACAGTGAGGTGTGTAAAGACTCTGAACTGCAGGAATGGATCCGTGAGATATTCACCCATGGCTTCTTAGGAAACAAAGCCTCAG GGTGTCCAGGATGCTTTCATGCTGTCACGGAAGTGATCAGGTTCATTACCATGGTGATCTTCACAGTGACGGCTCAACATGCTGCAGTGAACAGTGGGCAG TTTGACTACCACTCCTGGGTGCCTAATGGTTCGATCCTGCTGCAAAAACCTCCTCCAACCACAAAGGGGCAGTCAAGCATGAAGACAATTTTGGAGACGCTGCCAAATGTGGGAGAGACAGCCAGCCTTGCAACAGCGTTTTGGAtactttcagaaaaatacacagacatg GTTCCCCTGGGTACGTACCCTGAAGAGCGCTTTGATGAGGCTCCACCTAAGCAGATGATTAAAGAGTTTCAAAAGGAGTTGTCCAACCTCAGTGAAGCAATTACAACCAGAAACTCGCAGCTTAAAGTGCCCTACATCTATCTGAACCCTGCTGAAATAGAGAACAGTATAACTATTTGA
- the LOC137169207 gene encoding hydroperoxide isomerase ALOXE3-like isoform X2: protein MAEYKLEVSTGDITYAGTWDHIYVTLFGTEGQSERTELDNYGTDFTTGTTGTYTVKTSMSLGTLLLIKVEKDPFFVLPEDEWYCSKITVMTPEGDAILFPCYRWVSRGELVELRGGRAIKVFEENHPVLIDHRKNQLTLKKSLYQWEITNERWPHISSFKHTSELPAELIFSMSKSMEIQYIKKIAGAELMFKGLAGSTEQWESIEDMKQIFWSQKTTMSEYVKEHWKEDDFYGFQFLNGINPNVIKRCSELPPNFPVTEDMVKPFLKEGTSLKEEMTKGNIFLCDFKRMDGLPTKLSDSESVHVTAGFCLFYMNPENKLMPIAIQLQQQPSEQNPIFLPSDQETDWLLAKMFIKNADSMLHQSVYHLVNTHLLAEVFSVAALRSFPEIHPLYKLLIPHVRYTLQINTLARKSIFGPDGILSRSSLGHEGMTEVIGRSLSETTYSSLCLPDNITARGLESIPNFYYRDDGLKLWNIINRFVKAIVGYYYPSDSEVCKDSELQEWIREIFTHGFLGNKASGCPGCFHAVTEVIRFITMVIFTVTAQHAAVNSGQFDYHSWVPNGSILLQKPPPTTKGQSSMKTILETLPNVGETASLATAFWILSEKYTDMVPLGTYPEERFDEAPPKQMIKEFQKELSNLSEAITTRNSQLKVPYIYLNPAEIENSITI, encoded by the exons ATGGCTGAGTACAAGCTAGAGGTGTCAACAGGTGACATTACATATGCAGGAACATGGGACCACatatatgtcactttatttggAACTGAAGGGCAGAGTGAACGAACTGAGTTGGACAACTACGGCACTGACTTTACAACTGGGACA ACAGGGACCTATACTGTGAAAACCAGTATGTCTCTGGGGACACTGCTCCTAATCAAGGTGGAGAAAGATCCGTTTTTTGTTCTCCCAGAAGATGAGTGGTACTGCTCCAAAATAACAGTGATGACACCAGAGGGAGATGCCATTCTTTTCCCTTGTTACAGATGGGTGTCCAGGGGAGAACTGGTGGAgctgagaggagggagag CCATTAAGGTTTTTGAGGAGAACCATCCTGTGTTGATTGACCACCGGAAAAATCAGCTGACACTTAAAAAGAGCCTTTACCA aTGGGAGATCACTAATGAAAGATGGCCACACAtcagcagttttaaacatacatCTGAGCTACCAGCTGAACTCATCTTCTCTATGTCCAAATCAAtggaaatacagtacataaagaAAATAGC TGGTGCTGAACTCATGTTTAAGGGGCTGGCTGGATCTACTGAACAATGGGAAAGCATTGAGGACATGAAACAAATCTTCTGgtcccaaaaaacaacaatgtcag AGTACGTTAAAGAGCACTGGAAAGAGGATGACTTTTATGGATTCCAATTTCTGAACGGGATCAACCCTAATGTGATCAAGCGCTGCTCAGAGCTTCCTCCAAACTTTCCAGTCACAGAGGACATGGTGAAGCCGTTTCTGAAAGAGGGTACCTCTCTGAAGGAGGAAATGACG AAAGGCAATATATTCCTCTGTGACTTCAAGAGGATGGATGGATTACCCACCAAGTTGTCAGATAGTGAATCTGTGCATGTGACTGctggtttctgtttgttctACATGAACCCAGAGAACAAACTGATGCCAATTGCAATACAG CTGCAACAACAACCCTCTGAGCAGAATCCCATCTTTCTGCCCAGTGACCAGGAGACTGACTGGCTGCTGGCCAAGatgtttattaaaaatgcaGATTCCATGCTTCATCAGTCTGTCTATCACTTGGTTAACACTCACTTACTGGCAGAAGTCTTCAGTGTTGCTGCTCTCCGCAGCTTCCCTGAGATTCATCCCCTCTATAAG CTGCTGATCCCTCACGTCCGCTACACTCTCCAAATAAATACTTTGGCCCGTAAATCTATTTTTGGACCTGACGGGATTTTAAGTAGA AGTTCACTTGGACATGAGGGGATGACAGAGGTCATTGGAAGGTCTCTCTCTGAGACGACCTACAGCTCCCTCTGTCTGCCAGACAACATCACTGCACGAGGACTGGAGTCTATCCCCAACTTCTACTACAGAGATGACGGCCTGAAGCTGTGGAACATCATCAACAG ATTTGTGAAGGCAATAGTGGGGTACTATTATCCTTCAGACAGTGAGGTGTGTAAAGACTCTGAACTGCAGGAATGGATCCGTGAGATATTCACCCATGGCTTCTTAGGAAACAAAGCCTCAG GGTGTCCAGGATGCTTTCATGCTGTCACGGAAGTGATCAGGTTCATTACCATGGTGATCTTCACAGTGACGGCTCAACATGCTGCAGTGAACAGTGGGCAG TTTGACTACCACTCCTGGGTGCCTAATGGTTCGATCCTGCTGCAAAAACCTCCTCCAACCACAAAGGGGCAGTCAAGCATGAAGACAATTTTGGAGACGCTGCCAAATGTGGGAGAGACAGCCAGCCTTGCAACAGCGTTTTGGAtactttcagaaaaatacacagacatg GTTCCCCTGGGTACGTACCCTGAAGAGCGCTTTGATGAGGCTCCACCTAAGCAGATGATTAAAGAGTTTCAAAAGGAGTTGTCCAACCTCAGTGAAGCAATTACAACCAGAAACTCGCAGCTTAAAGTGCCCTACATCTATCTGAACCCTGCTGAAATAGAGAACAGTATAACTATTTGA